Proteins from one Embleya scabrispora genomic window:
- a CDS encoding maleylpyruvate isomerase family mycothiol-dependent enzyme, whose translation MDRDRILAWVRDERLGLADFLDDLGPDDWGVTSLCSDWTMHELAAHLTTSTRTTAMGMIRGAIRARGDFDRMTSDEARALAVRFSPAELIGRLRETAGSARRAPLTSPLDPLVDALVHGQDVARPLGRSREMPTEQAVAAVGHVLASPFYGARKRCRGTRLVATDADWSAGNGPDVVRGPVAELLLLATGRPAGLAAVTGPGRARIASALSGTSA comes from the coding sequence ATGGATCGCGACAGGATTCTCGCGTGGGTACGGGACGAGCGACTCGGTCTCGCCGACTTCCTCGACGACCTGGGGCCGGACGACTGGGGCGTGACGTCGCTCTGTTCCGATTGGACGATGCACGAACTGGCCGCGCATCTCACCACGTCGACGCGTACGACGGCGATGGGCATGATCCGGGGCGCGATCCGGGCCCGGGGCGACTTCGACCGGATGACGTCGGACGAAGCTCGGGCGCTGGCCGTCCGGTTCAGCCCGGCGGAACTGATCGGCCGGCTCCGCGAGACGGCCGGCTCAGCGCGGCGCGCGCCCCTGACGTCCCCGCTCGACCCGCTCGTCGACGCACTGGTGCACGGGCAGGACGTGGCGCGGCCGCTGGGCCGAAGCCGCGAAATGCCCACGGAACAGGCGGTCGCGGCCGTCGGCCACGTGTTGGCCAGTCCGTTCTACGGCGCCCGGAAGCGGTGCCGGGGCACCCGCCTGGTGGCCACCGACGCGGACTGGTCGGCGGGGAACGGTCCCGATGTGGTCCGCGGCCCGGTCGCCGAACTCCTCCTCCTGGCCACGGGCCGCCCGGCGGGACTGGCAGCCGTCACCGGCCCGGGCCGCGCCCGCATCGCGAGCGCCCTGTCGGGCACATCCGCGTGA